Proteins encoded by one window of Arabidopsis thaliana chromosome 2, partial sequence:
- a CDS encoding ribonuclease H2 subunit C-like protein (CONTAINS InterPro DOMAIN/s: Ribonuclease H2, subunit C (InterPro:IPR013924); Has 30201 Blast hits to 17322 proteins in 780 species: Archae - 12; Bacteria - 1396; Metazoa - 17338; Fungi - 3422; Plants - 5037; Viruses - 0; Other Eukaryotes - 2996 (source: NCBI BLink).) gives MGTIDFRAAADENSIVDLSSQVHQLPCCIRFDGPVEVSHYFKPKSSDVEIDGVKTEEAHFRGRKLQGATISLPSGYSGFVLRQASNLNANGKRKASMPTEDNQCWEVKAKFNNLTYWNHDSLPSKDDTFFRSFHWFSIAEALHKPVKVEDLVAVSHGGKNKI, from the exons ATGGGAACCATAGACTTTAGAGCTGCTGCAGATGAAAACTCCATTGTGGATCTCAGCAGTCAAGTTCACCAGCTCCCTTGCTGCATTAGATTTGATGGTCCTGTTGAAGTTTCCCACTATTTCAAGCCTAAATCTAGCG ATGTTGAAATCGATGGAGTAAAAACGGAAGAAGCTCATTTCAGAGGAAGGAAGTTGCAGGGAGCAACTATCTCACTCCCTAGTGGCTATTCTG GCTTTGTGCTTAGACAAGCGAGTAACTTGAATGCTAATGGAAAGAGAAAAGCTTCTATGCCCACAGAAGATAACCAGTGTTGGGAAGTGAAGGCGAAATTCAATAACCTGACATACTGGAATCACGATAGTCTTCCTTCAAAGGACGATACTTTCTTTCGCTCTTTTCATTGGTTTAGCATTGCAGAAGCG CTGCATAAACCAGTGAAAGTTGAAGACTTGGTTGCAGTTTCACATGGTGGaaagaataaaatatga
- a CDS encoding Phosphatidylinositol N-acetylglucosaminyltransferase, GPI19/PIG-P subunit (Phosphatidylinositol N-acetylglucosaminyltransferase, GPI19/PIG-P subunit; FUNCTIONS IN: molecular_function unknown; INVOLVED IN: biological_process unknown; LOCATED IN: chloroplast; CONTAINS InterPro DOMAIN/s: PIG-P (InterPro:IPR013717), Phosphatidylinositol N-acetylglucosaminyltransferase, GPI19/PIG-P subunit (InterPro:IPR016542); BEST Arabidopsis thaliana protein match is: Phosphatidylinositol N-acetylglucosaminyltransferase, GPI19/PIG-P subunit (TAIR:AT1G61280.1); Has 338 Blast hits to 338 proteins in 148 species: Archae - 0; Bacteria - 0; Metazoa - 138; Fungi - 94; Plants - 57; Viruses - 0; Other Eukaryotes - 49 (source: NCBI BLink).) yields MSPAKVSSFDQNIEEAHSVSSPRRVLSFSKRNKQKPGFQDTDSRRSSSFRASEVHGPKPSEVYGFVGSISTVVATVIFLVWAYVPDKLLESIGIHYYPSRYWVLAMPTYLMVTLMLALAFYIGLNFIATPPPTSLNTLFDEYSREPGEFAAGMEEGEDRPIDPISDIDITRINDLMFNSSD; encoded by the exons ATGTCTCCGGCTAAAG TCTCTTCCTTTGACCAAAACATTGAAGAAGCTCATTCAGTGAGTAGTCCAAGACGAGTTTTAAGCTTCTCGAAGAGAAATAAGCAAAAGCCTGGTTTCCAAGATACAGACAGTAGAAGGTCATCTTCATTTAGAGCATCAGAAGTGCATGGACCTAAACCCTCAGAGGTGTACGGTTTCGTAGGATCGATATCGACTGTTGTTGCCACAGTCATCTTCTTGGTATGGGCATATGTTCCAGATAAGTTGTTGGAGTCTATAGGAATCCATTACTACCCTAGTAGGTATTGGGTATTGGCTATGCCAACGTATTTGATGGTGACTCTGATGTTAGCTTTGGCTTTTTACATTGGTCTCAACTTCATCGCCACTCCACCCCCAACCTCTCTCAATACCTTGTTTG ATGAGTACAGTAGAGAACCTGGTGAATTTGCTGCTGGGATGGAGGAAGGTGAAGACAGGCCTATAGATCCAATCTCTGACATTGATATTACAAGAATAAATGATCTTATGTTCAATTCAAGtgattaa
- a CDS encoding Phosphatidylinositol N-acetylglucosaminyltransferase, GPI19/PIG-P subunit, whose amino-acid sequence MSPAKVSSFDQNIEEAHSVSSPRRVLSFSKRNKQKPGFQDTDSRRSSSFRASEVHGPKPSEVYGFVGSISTVVATVIFLVWAYVPDKLLESIGIHYYPSRYWVLAMPTYLMVTLMLALAFYIGLNFIATPPPTSLNTLFGECPHRSLISSHLMLLEI is encoded by the exons ATGTCTCCGGCTAAAG TCTCTTCCTTTGACCAAAACATTGAAGAAGCTCATTCAGTGAGTAGTCCAAGACGAGTTTTAAGCTTCTCGAAGAGAAATAAGCAAAAGCCTGGTTTCCAAGATACAGACAGTAGAAGGTCATCTTCATTTAGAGCATCAGAAGTGCATGGACCTAAACCCTCAGAGGTGTACGGTTTCGTAGGATCGATATCGACTGTTGTTGCCACAGTCATCTTCTTGGTATGGGCATATGTTCCAGATAAGTTGTTGGAGTCTATAGGAATCCATTACTACCCTAGTAGGTATTGGGTATTGGCTATGCCAACGTATTTGATGGTGACTCTGATGTTAGCTTTGGCTTTTTACATTGGTCTCAACTTCATCGCCACTCCACCCCCAACCTCTCTCAATACCTTGTTTGGTGAGTGCCCGCACCGCTCTTTAATTTCCTCTCATCTGATGTTATTGGAGATATGA
- the MTP11 gene encoding Cation efflux family protein (MTP11; CONTAINS InterPro DOMAIN/s: Cation efflux protein (InterPro:IPR002524); BEST Arabidopsis thaliana protein match is: Cation efflux family protein (TAIR:AT1G79520.1); Has 5154 Blast hits to 5150 proteins in 1777 species: Archae - 162; Bacteria - 4222; Metazoa - 44; Fungi - 292; Plants - 207; Viruses - 0; Other Eukaryotes - 227 (source: NCBI BLink).): MVEPASPDSDEGISLLEFHGNGDRSWQLNFDDFQVSPEHKEKKSPSKLHNCLGCLGPEDNVADYYQQQVEMLEGFTEMDELAERGFVPGMSKEEQDNLAKSETLAIRISNIANMLLFAAKVYASVTSGSLAIIASTLDSLLDLLSGFILWFTAFSMQTPNPYQYPIGKKRMQPLGILVFASVMATLGLQIILESLRTMLSSHKEFNLTKEQESWVVGIMLSVTLVKLLLVLYCRSFTNEIVKAYAQDHFFDVITNIIGLIAVILANYIDYWIDPVGAIILALYTIRTWSMTVLENVNSLVGKSARPEYLQKLTYLCWNHHKAIRHIDTVRAYTFGSHYFVEVDIVLPADMPLQVAHDIGESLQEKLELLEEIERAFVHLDYEYTHKPEHARSHC, translated from the exons ATGGTTGAGCCAGCTAGTCCAGATTCCGACGAAGGGATCTCGCTGCTCGAGTTTCACGGTAACGGTGACCGTTCCTGGCAGTTAAATTTCGATGATTTCCAGGTTTCACCGGAAcacaaggagaagaaatctCCGAGTAAACTACACAACTGTCTTGGTTGTTTGG GTCCGGAAGACAATGTGGCAGATTATTACCAGCAGCAAGTAGAGATGCTTGAGGGCTTTACTGAAATGGATGAACTTGCAGAACGTGGCTTTGTTCCTGGAATGTCAAAG GAAGAGCAGGATAATTTGGCTAAAAGCGAGACATTGGCGATTAGAATATCAAACATTGCAAACATGCTTCTTTTTGCTGCTAAAGTCTATGCTTCTGTCACTAGTGGCTCTTTAGCTATCATTGCCTCTACATTGGACtctcttcttgatcttctttctGGCTTCATCCTCTGGTTTACCGCCTTCTCCATGCAGACACCCAACCCGTATCAGTATCCCATTGGCAAGAAACGCATGCAACCACTG GGAATCCTAGTCTTTGCATCAGTGATGGCAACACTTGGATTGCAGATTATCTTGGAATCTCTTCGCACAATGTTATCCAGC CACAAGGAGTTCAACCTAACAAAAGAGCAAGAGAGTTGGGTAGTTGGGATCATGCTTTCTGTTACATTGGTCAAACTGCTTCTGGTTCTTTACTGCAGATCCTTCACTAACGAGATCGTTAAAGCTTATGCTCAAGATCATTTCTTCGACGTCATCACAAACATCATTGGACTCATTGCAGTAATCCTGGCCAATTACATTGATTATTGGATTGATCCAGTTGGAGCTATCATT CTTGCATTATACACAATACGGACATGGTCAATGACGGTCTTGGAGAACGTTAACTCTCTTGTTGGGAAATCAGCTAGACCAGAGTATCTGCAGAAACTAACTTACCTGTGTTGGAACCACCATAAAGCCATTAGGCACATTGACACAGTGAGGGCATACACATTTGGCTCTCATTATTTTGTGGAGGTTGATATTGTTCTCCCAGCTGACATGCCTCTGCAAGTGGCTCACGACATTGGAGAATCGCTGCAAGAGAAGCTCGAGCTACTAGAGGAGATCGAACGGGCTTTTGTGCATCTTGATTATGAGTACACTCACAAACCTGAGCACGCTAGATCCCACTGTTAG
- the RPL23AA gene encoding ribosomal protein L23AA (ribosomal protein L23AA (RPL23AA); FUNCTIONS IN: structural constituent of ribosome, RNA binding, nucleotide binding; INVOLVED IN: response to oxidative stress, response to high light intensity, response to cold, translation, ribosome biogenesis; LOCATED IN: in 6 components; EXPRESSED IN: 25 plant structures; EXPRESSED DURING: 13 growth stages; CONTAINS InterPro DOMAIN/s: Ribosomal protein L23/L25, conserved site (InterPro:IPR001014), Ribosomal protein L23/L15e, core (InterPro:IPR012678), Ribosomal protein L23/L25, N-terminal (InterPro:IPR005633), Nucleotide-binding, alpha-beta plait (InterPro:IPR012677), Ribosomal protein L25/L23 (InterPro:IPR013025), Ribosomal protein L23 (InterPro:IPR019985); BEST Arabidopsis thaliana protein match is: ribosomal protein L23AB (TAIR:AT3G55280.2); Has 2634 Blast hits to 2634 proteins in 929 species: Archae - 307; Bacteria - 1168; Metazoa - 411; Fungi - 142; Plants - 120; Viruses - 0; Other Eukaryotes - 486 (source: NCBI BLink).), protein MSPAKVDTTKKADPKAKALKAAKAVKSGQAFKKKDKKIRTKVTFHRPKTLTKPRTGKYPKISATPRNKLDHYQILKYPLTTESAMKKIEDNNTLVFIVDIRADKKKIKDAVKKMYDIQTKKVNTLIRPDGTKKAYVRLTPDYDALDVANKIGII, encoded by the exons ATGTCTCCGGCTAAAG TTGATACTACCAAGAAGGCTGATCCTAAGGCCAAGGCCTTGAAGGCGGCAAAGGCTGTGAAGTCTGGTCAAGCCTTCAAGAAGAAGGACAAAAAGATTAGGACCAAGGTCACCTTCCACAGGCCAAAGACTCTTACCAAGCCTAGAACTGGTAAGTACCCAAAAATCAGCGCTACTCCAAGGAACAAGTTGGATCACTACCAAATCCTTAAGTACCCACTCACCACTGAATCtgcgatgaagaagattgaagacaACAACACTCTTGTTTTCATTGTTGACATTCGTGctgacaagaagaagattaaggaTGCTGTTAAGAAGATGTATGACATCCAGACCAAGAAAGTGAACACACTCATCAG GCCTGATGGAACCAAGAAGGCTTACGTGAGGCTTACACCAGACTATGATGCTTTGGATGTTGCTAACAAGATCGGCATCATCTAA
- the PnsL1 gene encoding PsbP-like protein 2 (PsbP-like protein 2 (PPL2); FUNCTIONS IN: calcium ion binding; INVOLVED IN: photosynthesis; LOCATED IN: chloroplast thylakoid membrane, chloroplast thylakoid lumen, chloroplast photosystem II, chloroplast, oxygen evolving complex; EXPRESSED IN: 21 plant structures; EXPRESSED DURING: 14 growth stages; CONTAINS InterPro DOMAIN/s: Photosystem II oxygen evolving complex protein PsbP (InterPro:IPR002683), Mog1/PsbP/DUF1795, alpha/beta/alpha sandwich (InterPro:IPR016124), Mog1/PsbP, alpha/beta/alpha sandwich (InterPro:IPR016123); BEST Arabidopsis thaliana protein match is: PsbP-like protein 1 (TAIR:AT3G55330.1); Has 30201 Blast hits to 17322 proteins in 780 species: Archae - 12; Bacteria - 1396; Metazoa - 17338; Fungi - 3422; Plants - 5037; Viruses - 0; Other Eukaryotes - 2996 (source: NCBI BLink).): MAVSSLSIRCGGFSPTISHKTEILCPNPSLKACCLLSSGAYQKGSGNNWKRRQALVGVGTLVATSIPATLLLAEEIPKSYSPFVDREDGYSYYYPSDWREFDFRAHDSAFKDRYLQLQNVRVRFIPTEKNDIHEVGPMEEVVYDLVKHKFAAPNQVATIYDMKERVEDGKNYYTFEYGLRTPIYATTSFATVAVGNNRYYTLIVGANERRWRKVKKQLQVVADSLKILQI; the protein is encoded by the exons ATGGCAGTCTCCTCACTCTCAATCCGCTGTGGTGGTTTCTCACCAACAATCTCCCACAAG ACAGAAATTCTCTGTCCAAATCCATCACTCAAAGCTTGTTGTTTACTTTCATCCGGTG CTTACCAAAAAGGCAGCGGAAACAATTGGAAGAGAAGGCAAGCTCTTGTGGGAGTAGGAACTTTAGTGGCAACTTCAATTCCAGCAACTTTGCTTCTTGCTGAAG AGATACCAAAAAGCTACTCGCCTTTTGTGGATCGAGAAGACGGGTATTCTTACTATTACCCATCAGACTGGAGG GAATTTGACTTCAGGGCACATGATTCAGCCTTCAAAGATAGATACTTGCAACTGCAGAATGTGCGGGTCAGGTTCATACCAACGGAGAAAAACGACATCCATGAAGTAGGTCCTATGGAAGAG GTGGTTTATGATCTAGTGAAGCATAAGTTTGCAGCACCAAACCAAGTAGCTACCATCTACGATATGAAAGAG AGGGTGGAAGATGGAAAGAACTATTACACGTTTGAGTATGGACTAAGAACTCCTATCTATGCAACCACTTCCTTTGCAACAGTGGCAGTTGGAAACA ACAGATACTACACTCTCATAGTTGGAGCAAATGAGAGAAGGTGGAGGAAAGTGAAAAAGCAGCTTCAAGTTGTGGCCGACTCTTTGAAGATCCTTCAGATTTga
- the PnsL1 gene encoding PsbP-like protein 2 (PsbP-like protein 2 (PPL2); FUNCTIONS IN: calcium ion binding; INVOLVED IN: photosynthesis; LOCATED IN: chloroplast thylakoid membrane, chloroplast thylakoid lumen, chloroplast photosystem II, chloroplast, oxygen evolving complex; EXPRESSED IN: 21 plant structures; EXPRESSED DURING: 13 growth stages; CONTAINS InterPro DOMAIN/s: Photosystem II oxygen evolving complex protein PsbP (InterPro:IPR002683), Mog1/PsbP/DUF1795, alpha/beta/alpha sandwich (InterPro:IPR016124), Mog1/PsbP, alpha/beta/alpha sandwich (InterPro:IPR016123); BEST Arabidopsis thaliana protein match is: PsbP-like protein 1 (TAIR:AT3G55330.1); Has 90 Blast hits to 90 proteins in 24 species: Archae - 0; Bacteria - 2; Metazoa - 0; Fungi - 0; Plants - 87; Viruses - 0; Other Eukaryotes - 1 (source: NCBI BLink).): MAVSSLSIRCGGFSPTISHKTEILCPNPSLKACCLLSSGAYQKGSGNNWKRRQALVGVGTLVATSIPATLLLAEEIPKSYSPFVDREDGYSYYYPSDWREFDFRAHDSAFKDRYLQLQNVRVRFIPTEKNDIHEVGPMEEVVYDLVKHKFAAPNQVATIYDMKEGGRWKELLHV, translated from the exons ATGGCAGTCTCCTCACTCTCAATCCGCTGTGGTGGTTTCTCACCAACAATCTCCCACAAG ACAGAAATTCTCTGTCCAAATCCATCACTCAAAGCTTGTTGTTTACTTTCATCCGGTG CTTACCAAAAAGGCAGCGGAAACAATTGGAAGAGAAGGCAAGCTCTTGTGGGAGTAGGAACTTTAGTGGCAACTTCAATTCCAGCAACTTTGCTTCTTGCTGAAG AGATACCAAAAAGCTACTCGCCTTTTGTGGATCGAGAAGACGGGTATTCTTACTATTACCCATCAGACTGGAGG GAATTTGACTTCAGGGCACATGATTCAGCCTTCAAAGATAGATACTTGCAACTGCAGAATGTGCGGGTCAGGTTCATACCAACGGAGAAAAACGACATCCATGAAGTAGGTCCTATGGAAGAG GTGGTTTATGATCTAGTGAAGCATAAGTTTGCAGCACCAAACCAAGTAGCTACCATCTACGATATGAAAGAG GGTGGAAGATGGAAAGAACTATTACACGTTTGA
- the PnsL1 gene encoding PsbP-like protein 2 (PsbP-like protein 2 (PPL2); FUNCTIONS IN: calcium ion binding; INVOLVED IN: photosynthesis; LOCATED IN: in 6 components; EXPRESSED IN: 21 plant structures; EXPRESSED DURING: 14 growth stages; CONTAINS InterPro DOMAIN/s: Photosystem II oxygen evolving complex protein PsbP (InterPro:IPR002683), Mog1/PsbP/DUF1795, alpha/beta/alpha sandwich (InterPro:IPR016124), Mog1/PsbP, alpha/beta/alpha sandwich (InterPro:IPR016123); BEST Arabidopsis thaliana protein match is: PsbP-like protein 1 (TAIR:AT3G55330.1); Has 344 Blast hits to 344 proteins in 81 species: Archae - 0; Bacteria - 104; Metazoa - 0; Fungi - 0; Plants - 160; Viruses - 0; Other Eukaryotes - 80 (source: NCBI BLink).), with protein sequence MAVSSLSIRCGGFSPTISHKTEILCPNPSLKACCLLSSGGKADSSESTYQKGSGNNWKRRQALVGVGTLVATSIPATLLLAEEIPKSYSPFVDREDGYSYYYPSDWREFDFRAHDSAFKDRYLQLQNVRVRFIPTEKNDIHEVGPMEEVVYDLVKHKFAAPNQVATIYDMKERVEDGKNYYTFEYGLRTPIYATTSFATVAVGNNRYYTLIVGANERRWRKVKKQLQVVADSLKILQI encoded by the exons ATGGCAGTCTCCTCACTCTCAATCCGCTGTGGTGGTTTCTCACCAACAATCTCCCACAAG ACAGAAATTCTCTGTCCAAATCCATCACTCAAAGCTTGTTGTTTACTTTCATCCGGTGGTAAGGCCGACTCCTCGGAGAGTA CTTACCAAAAAGGCAGCGGAAACAATTGGAAGAGAAGGCAAGCTCTTGTGGGAGTAGGAACTTTAGTGGCAACTTCAATTCCAGCAACTTTGCTTCTTGCTGAAG AGATACCAAAAAGCTACTCGCCTTTTGTGGATCGAGAAGACGGGTATTCTTACTATTACCCATCAGACTGGAGG GAATTTGACTTCAGGGCACATGATTCAGCCTTCAAAGATAGATACTTGCAACTGCAGAATGTGCGGGTCAGGTTCATACCAACGGAGAAAAACGACATCCATGAAGTAGGTCCTATGGAAGAG GTGGTTTATGATCTAGTGAAGCATAAGTTTGCAGCACCAAACCAAGTAGCTACCATCTACGATATGAAAGAG AGGGTGGAAGATGGAAAGAACTATTACACGTTTGAGTATGGACTAAGAACTCCTATCTATGCAACCACTTCCTTTGCAACAGTGGCAGTTGGAAACA ACAGATACTACACTCTCATAGTTGGAGCAAATGAGAGAAGGTGGAGGAAAGTGAAAAAGCAGCTTCAAGTTGTGGCCGACTCTTTGAAGATCCTTCAGATTTga